A single window of Dermacentor albipictus isolate Rhodes 1998 colony chromosome 1, USDA_Dalb.pri_finalv2, whole genome shotgun sequence DNA harbors:
- the LOC135915061 gene encoding uncharacterized protein codes for MVFTRRTANASEANVNIDTASEQREGQRRQELQRIGETESETSDTEMDSETQGASQAPSTTDPEAMAVRRLELELEKVRLQLECERIALRRVELEQSSRPPSESEGSDRRGAITDGIAQCAKVLKAYRLPCDADVPIWFDEVEKLFTSFQVPAHSRVHLIMPALAERVRYLLRGLNDEECTDYETVKKAVLDELKLTPAKYLERFEKASKRKEETWAQFASRARTYLAYYLQSRTANTKEAMTELMVADRMKASLSSEALEYVLLREGEDWFKPVEVEKVLETFEQAKGKGRATKPAATASLPQRAKLAGPQRTNLRCHVCHIQGHLARDCPKASDKEPQGKPPTVQKQRVQKVAVVSEEPPPEQERVLSARVHVVAQNASSGRSKLDLIPIMCGDIATEAVLDTGSEITVVRKSMLPIDLQEPSRTVRLESAFGNTIRAKLATLPVGMHRSGAVIQPQRIDLVCAVTDELANGVDCLLSKEDWELLRAQEKEEFGEENIPRAGVRSVEMVDNTEPDCGLSFEETTEKMPKLQENSFIQDVTGVPSQRELELAESVAELTGTECQSKYDLVYTRRARTKEFNVGDQVLLFDTGWATKIAAIEGLVPPHTKKELRTLEASSLQIKDSWESALKCREHLQQLQAIQKAHDVAVGLGLPVLSRSHARDVLGGARPSDSRRASPRQTTALRPNRQAPSGHTARCCAFPRLLVLAVALQAIARLASGSRVRRQEGFFCSGDKFATGLLRTIISANVEVIRRAEPIKLGDADHLGLLWLRNGRAYNVHTVRPFGLIESDCDSDDLWIRVVIPLALDAPEFHFDWEAPGALMGGLFVLSYEKMAANVTIEVPKFKLRGQARSRLIDYRTVASQGLAFGKPGITGGFSAVLATLFTALNSVSPNVVADLLDILIRRLLQRFIQTVSLPF; via the exons atggtgttcacgcgcagaacagcgaatgcgagtgaggctaacgtaaacattgatacggcatctgaacaaagagagggtcagagacggcaggaactacaacgcatcggagagaccgagtctgagacgtcggatactgaaatggatagtgagacgcaaggagcttcgcaggctccgagcacgacagatccagaggccatggcggtgagacgcctggagctggagctggaaaaggtgcgcctacagctagagtgcgagcgcattgctctacggagagtggagctcgagcagtcgagcaggccgccttcggagtcggaaggaagcgatcggcgcggtgccatcacggatggaatagcacaatgtgctaaagtgcttaaggcataccggttgccgtgtgacgctgacgttccGATATGGTTTGATGAGGTCGAAAAGTTGTTTACATCTTTTCAAGTACCGGCACATAGCCGGGTACATTTGATCATGCCTGCGCTGGCCGAGCGGGTCCGTTATCTGTTGCGTGGCCTTAATGACGAGGAATGTACAGATTATGAGACTGTAAAGAAGGCAGTATTGGATGAACTTAAGCTCACGCCAGCTAAATACTTGGAGAGGTTTGAGAAGGCAtctaaacgaaaggaggaaacttgGGCTCAGTTCGCGTCCCGCGCTAGAACCTATTTGGCCTATTACCTTCAGTCTCGCACTGCAAACACCAAAGAAGCTATGACGGAGCTTATGGTCGCTGACCGTATGAAAGCTAGTCTAAGCTCAGAAGCCCTAGAATATGTTCTTTTGCGGGAAGGCGAAGATTGGTTTAAGCCAGTGGAGGTGGAAAAAGTACTCGAGACTTTCgagcaagctaaagggaaaggacgagcaactaaGCCAGCCGCAACAGCCTCATTGCCGCAGCGCGCAAAACTAGCTGGCCCGCAGAGGACAAATTTAAGATGCCACGTGTGTCATATACAGGGTcacctagccagagactgcccaaaagcttcagataaagaaccgcaggggaagccaccgactgtgcaaaaacaaagggtacagaAGGTTGCTGTTGTAAGTGAAGAACCTCCACCAGAGCAAGAAAGGGTGCTAAGCGCTAGAGTACATGTCGTAGCTCAAAATGCTAGCTCGGGGAGGTCGAAGCTGGACCTAATCCCTATCATGTGCGGGGATATAGCAACGGAAGCTGTGTTGGACACAGGTAGTGAGATAACGGTAGTCCGTAAAAGTATGTTGCCCATCGATTTACAGGAGCCATCACGAACAGTAAGACTTGAGTCGGCATTCGGAAACACCATTCGAGCTAAGCTAGCTACGCTGCCCGTAGGCATGCATCGCTCGGGGGCTGTGATACAACCGCAGAGGATCGATCTGGTGTGCGCGGTTACCGACGAACTTGCAAACGGGGTTGACTGCCTGCTgtcaaaggaagattgggaactactacgggcgcaggaaaaagaggagtttggagaggaaaataTTCCGCGGGCAGGGGTCCGATCAGTCGAAATGGTCGATAACACTGAGCCGGACTGCGGTCTAAGTTTCGAAGAAACGACAGAGAAAATGCCTAAGTTGCAAGAGAATAGTTTCATACAAGATGTCACTGgggtgcccagtcagcgggagctagaactagccgagagtgtagctgagtTGACAGGCACCGAGTGCCAGAGCAAATATGATCTAGTTTACACTAGGAGGGCACGGACTAAAGAATTTAATGTCGGGGACCAAGTACTCCTCTTTGACACAGGTTGGGCAACCAAGATAGCTGCCATAGAAGGTCTTGTGCCACCTCACACAAAGAAAGAGTTGCGAA ccttAGAGGCCTCTTCACTTCAAATCAAGGACTCCTGGGAATCCGCCCTCAAGTGTCGAGAACATCTACAACAACTCCAGGCcatccagaaggcccatgatgtTGCGGTGGGTCTCGGCCTGCCAGTCCTTTCAAG ATCGCATGCTCGGGACGTTCTCGGAGGCGCACGGCCCTCAGACTCGCGTCGTGCCTCGCCTCGGCAAACCACCGCCCTCAGGCCGAACCGCCAAGCCCCGAGCGGCCACACTGCCAGATGCTGCGCTTTTCCCCGTCTCCTCGTTCTCGCTGTGGCACTTCAAGCCATCGCTCGCCTAgcctcaggctcgcgcgtgcgtcGGCAAGAGGGGTTCTTCTGCAGCGGAGACAAGTTCGCCACGGGTCTCCTGCGGACCATCATCAGCGCCAACGTGGAAGTGATCCGGAGGGCGGAGCCGATTAAGCTCGGCGACGCCGACCACCTGGGCCTGCTGTGGCTGAGGAACGGTCGCGCCTACAACGTGCACACGGTGCGACCGTTCGGGCTCATCGAGAGCGACTGCGACAGCGACGATCTCTGGATCAGGGTGGTGATTCCGCTGGCGTTGGACGCGCCAGAGTTCCACTTCGACTGGGAGGCGCCCGGTGCCCTGATGGGCGGCCTGTTCGTGCTCTCGTACGAGAAGATGGCCGCCAACGTCACCATCGAAGTTCCCAAG TTCAAGTTGCGCGGCCAGGCGCGCTCTCGCTTAATCGATTACCGAACGGTGGCGAGCCAGGGCCTGGCGTTCGGCAAACCGGGCATCACGGGCGGCTTCTCAGCGGTGCTGGCGACGCTCTTCACGGCGCTCAATTCTGTCTCCCCCAACGTGGTGGCCGACTTGCTCGACATCCTGATCCGCAGGCTGCTGCAGCGCTTCATCCAGACCGTGTCCCTACCCTTCTAG